CATTTATACTTTCCAGTGAGGAATGTcccgtccaagcaaatgatgcgTTGACAATGCCTAAATATCTTGATGGTTGCCGTGAATACAAAGAAAGCACGTTGCAATTCTCGCTTTTCAGGCTTCTCACTCGAGGGATAATGCTTGATATCAAAGTAACTTCCAGGGTTTCTCGCACATATTATGGCTAGTTGACATAGTAAGTTGTCATATGAGTTGTTGTATGTTCCAAACCTTATTTCAATAGCCTTCTATTTTTTCCTCCATATCTTgatatagtttattgtgtactggaatcTTTCCTCAATAACACAGATTATTGAACGTGGCTTATACTTTAGGTTATCCATAATCTCTTcgtacataacattggcaacaaaagcagatgacaggttccggtggaaAAACTCTACTTCCTCAACATGACAGTTATActccctaactattgagcacttcTAGTGGTCAACCCAGTTCCCCTTGAATGTGTGTACTCGCCATGGATAATTagacaccaaacacttgacgtcgtactcctttttttcttgacttcacaaccttgaactgtcTATGAAGAGATAGCGACCAGAATtttactgcatcaataacagcctccttagtagggtacatagcaccctaggACACCTCGTTCTCGTGATATTCCGACGGTGTCCGATGACCCTCATTGACCActagctttaaaaattcataattccTTCACTCTACAGGAACATGAGTATTTTCCTCCTTAttggatgaatcctcatcggcaatggcttcctcaAGCACTTGATCCTCCCTCTCTATCTtttcaattatgctagagatgtgctccccctcatcggttacacccctcggttgcatctcctACACATCCCCAACGTCTTGCTCGTCCCCCACAGTTGTCGGGtgtgcttcatccaccactgcctAACTTattcctgctactgcttccccaatatttttctctgttggatccttctggtacacCTCAGCTAGTAGTACAAAAGGGAGATCACGTTCATATGCTATATCTACGTATTGCCTCCAAGTATATGCCACATTAATCGGGACGAGCTCCCCAAAGTACCTCTAAGTAGCATGGCTTAGCACATCTCTTAGtttaagctcatgttgctgggAATCCGGTTGAAAATGGCGCATCAGTCACTTGCACATGTCCATATGGTCCTCTCTTCAGCTCTACTAAGTCCTTTAACAACATGCTAAAATCCAGAGGGATCTATACCGTTAGGACTGTAATAAATCTGGctttcaccataatatatctgaaaatatagctTCTCAAACATCCCtgaaaacatccaaaaatatgtCTAACGTTAATACcgaaaaactatacttctgattatcaaAACTCTGACAAAATTACCAAAACCGATGATCACATAACAATACATTTAGTTCGCTACAATCAATATTattcctaagcaaactaaccaatatAAACTAATTAAACAACATCtacttaataaagtttctaattatctataattactATCTACATCACTatttgtaaaatctagataatcgaaACCACCGTACTCTAAATACAGCTATACATTTGATGACTATCGTACCATATTGAAATAGGTctttataatatactacaaaagacagAAAAACTTTATTTTCTGATTACCttgctaaaccctagatctcaTATAATGTAACTAATGTTATATCGCTAAACCAtagatctagtggtattttaattactaataaaaacataagtctagaaaaattactaaaaatCGAGATCCAAAATCCGTAGATCAAAAATAGTAGAGCTTTGTCACGCTTCGTCACTCTTCTCTCCTCACCTCTTTTTTTTGATTTAAATGCctattttagttgatttttagcttttttataATGTGGTGAGAGAGAGGCACACTGCAAGCGAGGCTAACCGATCCCTAAAAGGGTGGCAAGAGCGATAAGTGGGTCTACCCATCATTTGAGTGGACGGATAAGGGTGGTACGAGCTCTATGCTCAGCGATGAAGCCTACTTACTGTAAAAAGTACCTGTGCCACTATGATATGATAATTGTCCTTTGAATGTACTGTAACTATTTCAGAGAATGGTAGAAGTCTATTTGTATAAATcttttcataaaaatatatttatttaaatattaatgttaaaaatataaaaataaaaagcgTGTGGGACTGGGTAGTGGGAACCGTGGGCCGCGGTCCATCACCCATGGCTCTTCGTCGATAGCCCGGCATCCGATCGTGTGAACCACATGCCTGCAACTATGCCAGGCGTGCAAATTTTCCAAACGGCCGGTGAGCAACGGGAGAGGGTTGAAAAGTTTTTCgaggttttgttttgttttgtttgcatCCATCTCAAAAGTTTAGTTTAGATCCGTTGATTGGCCACCGATGGTGATGAACCATTCGAATGGTCAGGGTGGAGTCATCTGCAGTCTATCCATCCATGATCATTGATCAATCTAAACAGAAGCGTGGCACTAGTGATATACACGGCGCAACAAATCGAGCAACTAACCGTCAAAAGTTCCAGGACCAATGAGCACGTACGAGGTCCACGATTTAGGTTTGCGGGAAAACCAAACCAGATAAGATAACCACCCCAGGCGGGGCGGAAATTGAGGGGGAGCTAAAAAACGCAAGGTGAAAAACAAAAGCTAGGGGAGGATGGGGAAAGAAAGATAGAGAGAGGAGGACGCACActttttaaccttttttatgttgcacgcatccatggaccatggccgtggtagagagagaaaaagaaggcAAGGCACCGCACCACCCGACGAAACGAGGCAGAGAGCAGAGCTGAGCTGCTGAGAGGGCTCCAGAAGAGAGCGAGAGGGTCGAGGCGTAGAGCTAGCACAGCTGCAACAGGCAAGAGCACACACCGCTCCTCTCCCTGTTCCACGCCCACGCCCACAAGCAAGCGCACCACCACCGAGAAGAAACCGCCTCTCGCTCCAGATCTCGCTGGCAGGGGCGCGCTACTATGCGCGAGTAGGTAGATGAGGGCGGCGCCCATCAGTGCTGAGGGGAACGGGGTGGGAAGCATAGAGGCGCTGCTTTGGCCGGAGGAGAAGGGCGGCAGAGGGGCGCTGCTGGTGGAGCCGAGGTCGGTGCTGGACTGCAGACGGAGCCCGAGCCCGCCGTACTCGACATCGACGCTGTCTTCGTCCCTGGGCAGCGCCGGCGCGGACTCTACCGGCGTGGCGGCTGTTTCGGAGaacagcgccgccgccgccgaagccaCCAAATGGGCGGCGCCCGGCGAgcatggtggcggcggcggcgggaaggAGGAGTGGGCCGGCGGTGAGCTGCCGCCCATACCGGGGAGCCTGGACGTTGGGTTCGTTGGGCAGGAGAGCTGGGATGCCATGCTCGGcgacgccgcggcggccgccgggcAGGAGCAGACATTCCTTAACTGGATCATGGCCGCCCCCGGCGACATGGAGCCACCGGCGCCCCCGCTCCAGCACCAGCAGTTCCTCGGCAATGCCGCCGGCTTCGGGTTCCCGGCCTCCAACCCGCTCGGGTTCTCCCTGCAGCATCACCCCTGCGGCTTCACTTCGGCCGGCGCGCTCGCCTCCGACCTGTCGTCTCCTGGGGCAAGATCGCTCaccagcagcagcggcagcagcagcaaggccaCTTCCACTTTCGGCCTCCCCCCCGAGGCGGCGCTTCAGCCGCCGCCGGTTACAACCATGCCTTTCCACAACGGTGCCGACATAAAGCCCCCTCTTCTCGGCGTGCCGTCGCCCAGTCTACTCCTCAACCAGCACCAGCCGATGCCGGCGACCTCCTTCTTCATGCCGCTCCCCTCCTTCACCGACCATCAGCAGCAGCCACatctcccgccgccgccgaagcgTCACCACTCCATGCCCGACAACCTCTTCCTTCTCCACAATCAGCTCCAGCCGCCACCGCAGCCGCAGTGTCTCCCTTTCCCACCACTGCATACTACCGCGCCCTTCCAGCTCCAGTCTTCGCTGCAACCGCCGCGGGGCGCGATGAAAACAACCGCGgcggtgcagcagcagcaacagcttCTGGAAGAGCTTGCGGCGGCTGCAAAGGCGGCCGAGGTCGGCAACTCCATTGGCGCGCGAGAGATATTGGCGCGGCTCAATCAGCAACTTCCCCCAATTCGGAAGCCTTTCCTCCGCTCCGCCTCCTACCTCAAGGAGGCCCTCCTCCTCGCGCTCACCGACGGCCAGCACGGCTCCACCCGTCTCACCTCCCCGCTCGACGTCGCCATCAAGCTCGCCGCGTACAAGTCCTTCTCCGACCTCTCGCCCGTGCTACAGTTTGCCAATTTCACGGCCACCCAGGCGCTTCTCGACGAGATCGCCTGTACAACTGCTTCTTGTATCCGCATCATTGATTTCGacctcggcgtcggcggccaGTGGGCTTCCTTCTTGCAGGAGTTTGCACACCGCCGTAGAACTGGGGGTGTTTCTCTGCCAATGTTGAGGCTCACAGCCTTCGTCTCGAGTGCCTCCCACCACCCGCTTGAGCTGCATCTTACTTGGGAAAATCTCTCGCAGTTTGCTGCTGACCTTGACATTCCATTTGAGTTCAATACCATCAATCTCGATGCATTTGATCCTTCGCAACTCATTGCTCCCACAGCTGATGAGGTTGTTGCGGTTAGCCTCTCGGTCGGTTGCTCTGCACGCACTCCACCGCTCCAGATGCTGCTTCAGTTGGTGAAACAGCTTGCTCCTAAGATCGTGGTGGCTATTGATCATGGCAGTGACCGGGGTGACCTCCCATTTTCGCAGCACTTCATGAATTGCTTCCAGTCCTGTGTGTTCCTTCTCGACTCACTTGATGCCGCTGGCACTGATGCGGATGCTGCCAGTAAGATTGAGAGGTTTCTGATTCAACCGAGAGTGGAGGATGCAGTACTTGGGCGGCGTAGAGCTGAAAAGGCAATGGCTTGGCGGACAGCGTTCACATCGGCTGGGTTTGCTCCGCTGCCTCTCAGCAACCTTGCAGAGGCACAAGCTGACTGCCTCTTGAAGCGGGTGCAGGTCCGAGGCTTCCATGTGGAGAAGTGTGGAGTGGGTCTAGCACTCTACTGGCAGCGCGGCGAGCTTGTGTCCGTCTCAGCATGGAGGTGCTGATCATATCTACCTCGTCCATCATCATTCCTACACCATTTGCAGGCATGTTTAACTCCAGTaatatgcattttgttttgcaatTAAAACATTGCAAAGAAACTATTGTCTTGGTTGTTGCACACCTCCGATTGCTTTACTACTGTTGTTTATTAGCTAGGCCTAATGAGTTTAGCAATCTTGGTGTGGGTGTCTCTATAATGTAACATGTTGGTCTAGGGTCTCACCACGCtgttcttgctcttgtctcAGTTAGCCAGAAGATAATTTGGCATATTTGATGGCCTTACGGTGCATTATTAGTGTTTCTTGGCTGCTTTTTAGTTCTTTTGACAATTCTTCACCGTTTCCCTTTTTTTGTGGATGTGCCTTAAACCAGATCGCTACATAGTGCCAATAATGTTCTGTGGTTTTGCAAGGTAAATTTGTGCAAGACTGACATATGAACTGAAATGGTTGAATATTTAACTCTCTTGATTCAATAATCCACAATTGATGTATAAATTTCTAATGCATGCGTCATGTAAACATGCTGTAATAGCATAACAAACTAGATTTTAATGAAGACAATTTTGATTGCTAGTGCAAACCACATCATGCAAGTGTTGTTGTCATAACCAAAAGGTAGTAGAATTTATGCTCTGAAATTTCGGTTGAAGCATCTCATGATCCGATGAGGTCTTCAGCTTAAATTGCCGTTGTATCAGAATTATAGCTGATTTGTGGGTGCtagaagaaaattttatttggCTGTGGAACATTCTTGGCACTTAATGTAATCCTAGTCCTGTATATTATTGATATATGCCAAAGCTAGATTTTGAAATAAGAGGCATATGACAGGGTGAAGCTGTCTATTTATgtgaaagaaagagagaatatAAAGTATAGCCATTGTATTTGCTTATTTTGCCAAACATGATGTATGCAACATGGGCAGTTCCCAGGCCatgctgttctcttttcatacTAGACTAAATTGTGAATATAGCATGACGATGATAAATTTTTGTTCTAACCTGTGAACTATATGCTTTGATAGTCTCGTAGGCAAGCTTGCAAGGGGATACTCTATTCTATTTCAAGCGGAAAATGACATGAATTTAAGCAGATATGATTATAGGTATAAAATTGCATCGGTTTCACTTTGTCCTTTCTAAGTTTCTGTCTAAGCATACCAGGTCTACATGTGTGTAAATTCATAGCATTGCTTGTGTGGAAAAACCACCACTAATATGGTAATTTGTGCCTGTTGTGGTAAGGTGGTGGAAAAGAGTAAAAGTGACCTTTTTTTGGATCATTCTGCACGATCAATTTTCAAGATGTTATTGTATTAAATGTTTAGTGTTGTTAATACACTTGAGCTTACAAGTGCTGATATGCAATAATTTGTTGTTTCCCAATTTACTTAAGGACATCCTTCAAGCAGCTGGAAATTCCTGAATTTTGTTGATACTCCATAGAAATACtttgattgtgatttttttttattggtgTCTTTAGCAACTCCTGGCTTCATTTTGTTCACTAAAGCTTTGGGGGAAAAAAGTGCCATGTAATGAACCTAATGTTTTCTCCTTAAAATAAAAGCTATCCTTCTTGCAAATATATAGCAAACCTTATACTTTCCACTGTTTGATTTGTGTGATATAACATTGGAAAAGTTACTCTGAACTATTGGTGGGAACATGTACAACTGTAAATCTGTCCTGAAAACAGAGAGCAGCCGACCTGCGCAGCATTTAACACGATTGTGCTACTATTGCTCGGTCCATTGAGATCAGTGTTACTACCCATATGCCAAATAAAGCGATTTCCAATTTGCTTGCAAATGGTTATTGTATACTGCTGCTGCTCAGAACGGTCCATTGAGATTTGTGTCTGCCTTGTCTCCCATATCCTCAATTATGCATCACTGCTtgtttagataaaaatataagcaTTGTTGGTGAGCAGCTTTGAAATCCTCGTCACCCTCGCAATAGAAACCTCCCGTCCTTTTGTTCTCAACTGTGATGTGCCCTACAATTACTGTTCCTTCTTAATCGAGCTTGTTCAGCTGTAGTGTCTACAAATCTACGAGCCTGACCTCTGGACCACCGCGGGACGGTGGCACCGCAACCGAACATCAGGGATCGAGTGGCTGACGCGCGGCCGCTGGTCGCCCATCAGCCACCCACTGACCGTGTGGTCCAAGCGCTGTCCCTTCGTCCATAAACACTTCGCACTTGCATTGTACTGAGCCCTGTTCTTGATTAATTGGGGCATTGGCAGAGACGGTACACCGGCCCTTTATTTCCAGCGACTATTTCATCCCTTGACCTCGCACATGGCCTGTGTCCCCTCCTGCGTGCTGGAACTGGAAGAGGCCCTATTCATTTCGCCATTGCGCTCTCGCCTTCATGATCTCCTGCCCTATGATTGGCCCTCCTACCGCTTTTAAAATACTCCAGCTCCTGCATGCGTCAGTCTATCAGTTTCGGAAGCtggttgtttgtttgtttgttttctcttgaagcttgcAAACAAATCTAAGATTTGAAAAACGCGAAAGGCGCCATGTTACAGGTGTGATGGGCGAGTTAGCCCCCTGTCTGCCCACGCAAAAAAAAGAATCTCCTCAAGGAGAGCCTCCTCTGCTCCTTGAGACTAAACAAACTGCATGAGAACGTGCTATCCGATCATGAGACTGACAGCTTCTTTTCTTTAAACAAAGGGTGATGGCGAGTCTTGAGCAGTGCTAGTATTTGTTTAAGCTGCCATGTACCCATGTTGCTTCCTACCTTTCCCTCCCAGTGTTGCAACCTCTCCCTCTCATCATGCTTGCTTGCCGTGATTGCTGCTGTATTTTTTTAAAGCACCCCACCGCTCTTCTGGGTTTCTGCTTCAGTAGTTTCGTCAGGCAGGTGTAAATAATGGGTGTTGCTTTGATCTGTAATAAGCCAACCTGTCGTCCTCTCAGCAGTGCATTGTAGATCATGGAAATagttcaaaaaattacaaagagCTGCGTTTCACGGCTCCAGTTCCGCCCCAACCAAATCAGTCTGGCTTAGGTCTCATCTCATCTTTGTCAGGTTCAAAATCACAGAGCCTCTCTGAAGTGAATAAATTTTGCTAAACGATCAAAATCATCGTGAAAAATCTGCACCTTTCCGGACGACCCTTCATGGGAAAGTTCTTCCAAAATTCAAGATCAGCCCACGTTCTGACGCCGCCTCGTGATACGCGGACGCAGCCGACGCGTCCACATCAGCggtaggggagagggagggacCCCGTCCTCGGCGCTCCCTCCCGGGACGGGAGGGGAGCGCGCGCGGGCGCAGCACGGTGTCCACTGAAATGGCTGCAGTGCAGCTCACCCCCACGTACTGTATAGTGGAGTGGCGCTATCCGAAACAGATAATCTAACAATTCAatccctataatactattatatatatttttaatattattataatatttctattttttatctctaacagttacattattttctaccttctattactttCCTGTTCTATTCGGATCCATATTCATACACTGTAAACAATGTTGAGGGGAGAGAGGAACTCATATTTACTAATCCCCACCACTGTACCAGCTACCACCGCATGGATCCGGATTTCTTGATGTTGACGTCACGGTGACTTCATCGCTGACACGTGAACCTAGCCCCACGTGTTAGCGACGACGCGCGACATCAGGAGATCCTTGTCCCTACCGTATCCCTATAGCGCTGGAAAAAGATTTTGCTGGATACGTTTGCCGGCTGATCCGATGGGCAAATCTAACGGCACAGTGATACGGTTCATTTTTGCGGTCTCTACTGGAGGCGCCCTTAGGGTTGGTTTCTAAGTGATTTTatagttaaaaataatttttaatatttctTTTACTCTATAAATGAAGTGATTATATAAAGAAAGTGAATTAGAggaaactatt
This genomic window from Phragmites australis chromosome 7, lpPhrAust1.1, whole genome shotgun sequence contains:
- the LOC133924725 gene encoding scarecrow-like protein 6, which produces MRAAPISAEGNGVGSIEALLWPEEKGGRGALLVEPRSVLDCRRSPSPPYSTSTLSSSLGSAGADSTGVAAVSENSAAAAEATKWAAPGEHGGGGGGKEEWAGGELPPIPGSLDVGFVGQESWDAMLGDAAAAAGQEQTFLNWIMAAPGDMEPPAPPLQHQQFLGNAAGFGFPASNPLGFSLQHHPCGFTSAGALASDLSSPGARSLTSSSGSSSKATSTFGLPPEAALQPPPVTTMPFHNGADIKPPLLGVPSPSLLLNQHQPMPATSFFMPLPSFTDHQQQPHLPPPPKRHHSMPDNLFLLHNQLQPPPQPQCLPFPPLHTTAPFQLQSSLQPPRGAMKTTAAVQQQQQLLEELAAAAKAAEVGNSIGAREILARLNQQLPPIRKPFLRSASYLKEALLLALTDGQHGSTRLTSPLDVAIKLAAYKSFSDLSPVLQFANFTATQALLDEIACTTASCIRIIDFDLGVGGQWASFLQEFAHRRRTGGVSLPMLRLTAFVSSASHHPLELHLTWENLSQFAADLDIPFEFNTINLDAFDPSQLIAPTADEVVAVSLSVGCSARTPPLQMLLQLVKQLAPKIVVAIDHGSDRGDLPFSQHFMNCFQSCVFLLDSLDAAGTDADAASKIERFLIQPRVEDAVLGRRRAEKAMAWRTAFTSAGFAPLPLSNLAEAQADCLLKRVQVRGFHVEKCGVGLALYWQRGELVSVSAWRC